The Streptomyces spororaveus genome includes a region encoding these proteins:
- a CDS encoding VOC family protein, whose protein sequence is MTDIKLELVAVPVTDVDRAKAFYEKLGFNANHDVTVSEDIRFVQLTPPGSACSIAIGKGLTRMTPGALDNMQVVVTDIEEAYEDLRGRGVEVTEIQDLPWG, encoded by the coding sequence GTGACGGACATCAAACTGGAGCTCGTCGCCGTCCCCGTCACCGACGTGGACCGGGCCAAGGCCTTCTACGAGAAGCTCGGCTTCAACGCCAACCACGACGTCACCGTCAGCGAGGACATCCGCTTCGTCCAGCTGACCCCGCCGGGCTCGGCCTGCTCGATCGCGATCGGCAAGGGGCTGACCCGGATGACCCCGGGGGCGCTGGACAACATGCAGGTCGTCGTCACCGACATCGAGGAGGCGTACGAGGACCTGCGCGGCCGGGGGGTGGAGGTGACGGAGATCCAGGACCTGCCGTGGGGCTGA